A single region of the Salvia miltiorrhiza cultivar Shanhuang (shh) chromosome 8, IMPLAD_Smil_shh, whole genome shotgun sequence genome encodes:
- the LOC131001972 gene encoding uncharacterized protein LOC131001972 isoform X2: protein MINTKWAEGLGATQKMRTPAATVRFRTADGRLKYPGFLTTAKKHKSTFVQLYIMCGVLVMSIGSLGQKYRLHELTEDAVVLKEEQESIIARMNHIKQSLRAEAAAEPTGAFAARLRLLLGDE from the exons ATG ATCAATACAAAGTGGGCAGAAGGTTTAGGAGCAACTCAG AAAATGAGAACCCCCGCGGCCACCGTCCGTTTTCGAACCGCTGACGGTCGCCTCAAGTATCCTGGCTTCCTCACAACTGCTAAGAAACACAAATCAACCTTTGTGCAGCTCTACATTATGTGTGGAGTCCTAGTGATGAGCATAGGATCTCTCGGCCAGAAGTACCGCCTTCACGAGCTCACGGAGGATGCCGTTGTCCTCAAAGAAGAGCAAGAGAGCATCATTGCTCGCATGAATCACATCAAGCAGAGTCTACGTGCTGAGGCCGCAGCCGAGCCCACAGGAGCTTTCGCAGCTAGGCTTCGCCTCCTCCTCGGAGATGAATGA
- the LOC131001972 gene encoding uncharacterized protein LOC131001972 isoform X1 yields MSSGNSLSVLGYMHICSQKSKSYSVGCFLYFSFSAGDFAVLRRPKPPIFRPQNDQYKVGRRFRSNSGQKMRTPAATVRFRTADGRLKYPGFLTTAKKHKSTFVQLYIMCGVLVMSIGSLGQKYRLHELTEDAVVLKEEQESIIARMNHIKQSLRAEAAAEPTGAFAARLRLLLGDE; encoded by the exons ATGTCTTCTGGAAATTCTTTATCTGTACTAGGGTATATGCATATATGTAGCCAAAAATCTAAATCGTATTCTGTTGGGTGCTTTTTGTATTTCAGTTTTTCTGCTGGTGATTTTGCTGTACTCCGGCGACCGAAGCCTCCAATTTTTCGTCCGCAAAATG ATCAATACAAAGTGGGCAGAAGGTTTAGGAGCAACTCAG GACAGAAAATGAGAACCCCCGCGGCCACCGTCCGTTTTCGAACCGCTGACGGTCGCCTCAAGTATCCTGGCTTCCTCACAACTGCTAAGAAACACAAATCAACCTTTGTGCAGCTCTACATTATGTGTGGAGTCCTAGTGATGAGCATAGGATCTCTCGGCCAGAAGTACCGCCTTCACGAGCTCACGGAGGATGCCGTTGTCCTCAAAGAAGAGCAAGAGAGCATCATTGCTCGCATGAATCACATCAAGCAGAGTCTACGTGCTGAGGCCGCAGCCGAGCCCACAGGAGCTTTCGCAGCTAGGCTTCGCCTCCTCCTCGGAGATGAATGA